A genomic window from Brassica oleracea var. oleracea cultivar TO1000 chromosome C8, BOL, whole genome shotgun sequence includes:
- the LOC106307762 gene encoding uncharacterized protein LOC106307762 isoform X3 — translation MEEELRDKKAQKEYYNMIDFVANAQQGIPKICPCGSITKETVDEDDTYDYLPGKRYFICKDFENDGLHFRQPWVTAIHEEVERLKERYHEQAKLLRECQAVKDEVRMLQDEVRMLLMRVAELERAL, via the exons ATGGAGGAAGAACTTCGCGATAAGAAAGCACAAAAAGAGTACTACAACATGATCGATTTTGTTGCAAATGCGCAACAGGGGATTCCCAAAATTTGCCCCTGTGGATCAATCACGAAAGAAACCGTTGATGAAGATGATACGTACGACTACCTCCCGGGAAAAAGATACTTTATCTGCAAAGACTTTGAG AATGATGGGCTGCATTTCAGGCAACCATGGGTTACGGCTATTCATGAAGAAGTTGAGAGGCTCAAAGAACGGTATCACGAGCAGGCGAAGCTTCTGAGAGAGTGCCAGGCAGTTAAG GACGAGGTGAGAATGCTGCAGGACGAGGTGAGAATGCTGCTTATGCGTGTGGCTGAACTCGAGAGAGCCCTGTGA
- the LOC106310898 gene encoding zinc finger protein 5-like produces the protein MSRTCESSSGSSSDKTLKLFGFELISGNRSQEVTTTDSVSSSTNNTAPFKAKRLECQYCGKEFANSQALGGHQNAHKKERLKKKRLQLQARRASIGYYLTTHQQPITKSFQRQCKTPSYCAFSSMHVNSQIGVFNEEWASMSSQISFGNKDTCQDLNEQNGEMGKMYGVRQNMIQFQRDLTSRSDSKRSIQFLDRHLGFAGDMA, from the coding sequence ATGTCTCGTACATGCGAAAGCTCCTCAGGTTCGTCCTCCGACAAGACCTTAAAACTGTTCGGCTTCGAACTCATCAGCGGTAATCGCTCGCAGGAAGTCACGACAACAGATAGCGTCAGCTCTTCAACGAACAACACGGCGCCGTTTAAAGCGAAAAGACTCGAGTGCCAATACTGTGGCAAAGAGTTTGCAAATTCTCAAGCCTTGGGTGGTCACCAAAACGCTCACAAGAAGGAGAGGTTGAAGAAGAAGAGGCTTCAGCTTCAAGCTCGACGAGCTAGCATCGGCTATTATCTAACCACCCACCAACAACCAATAACGAAGTCGTTTCAGAGACAATGCAAAACGCCGTCGTATTGCGCGTTTTCTTCCATGCATGTTAATAGTCAGATTGGTGTGTTCAACGAGGAGTGGGCGTCGATGTCGTCGCAGATTAGCTTCGGTAATAAAGACACGTGTCAAGATCTTAATGAGCAAAATGGTGAGATGGGTAAGATGTACGGTGTGAGACAAAACATGATTCAGTTCCAGAGAGATCTGACTTCTCGTTCTGACTCGAAGAGAAGCATTCAGTTCTTGGATCGTCATCTGGGGTTTGCCGGAGATATGGCTTAA
- the LOC106309915 gene encoding SCF ubiquitin ligase complex protein SKP1a-like isoform X1, with translation MSSVYERKPKTSWRKDNRWKRMHHSRRRKAPVATAKWKRRMKAVKDEDKAIDDGGEDREKRSLMDSGTKLMPVTRIFMETPRTLSSRIGTPSSSKLISLCFSISSWTVAYMIIDKIPEDMCTNIKNDYTPEEETEVRKEHGPSSDFWSLVV, from the exons ATGAGCTCTGTCTATGAGAGGAAGCCTAAGACTTCCTGGAGGAAAGACAATCGTTGGAAACGAATGCATCACAGTAGGAGGAGGAAAGCGCCGGTGGCGACGGCGAAATGGAAGAGGAGGATGAAGGCCGTGAAGGATGAAGATAAAGCCATTGATGATGGTGGAGAGGATAGAGAGAAGAGATCATTAATGGATAGTGGGACGAAGCTAATGCCAGTGACAAGGATATTTATGGAAACACCGAGGACGCTGAGCTCAAGAATTGGGACACCGAGTTCGTCCAAGTTAATCAGCCTATGCTTTTCGATCTCATCTTG GACTGTGGCGTATATGATCATAGACAAGATTCCAGAAGATATGTGCACTAACATCAAGAATGACTACACACCTGAGGAAGAAACTGAGGTTCGCAAGGAGCATGGGCCTTCGAGTGACTTTTGGTCCCTGGTGGTTTAG
- the LOC106309371 gene encoding uncharacterized protein LOC106309371: protein MADLPEDPVSSPTFKASPELLHLCKMDSLMPSSSRSLQHTKELPSSPSISSILFGEDALTVRAPLREQPPSSTTKVTTRIVPSPKSISSVLFGNEALDVGGLSRQASQAHLGAWASPLKFSDTFSGSVGKPSNLEDSLSPSSAVGDDLHAISSEYPWEAKMRSKCNLHRVTTPTYLEDGTPMVCIPPYVLLKGLDHQREFIVGQFKNCSAPPGGLIHGMATRIWETISLPEIKTIPIWLALKNIPFQLYSIEGIDWIASGIGEPMLTGKPWLDPPSIGEAKILVEVKLDRSFPKRVALQHKEGTISLVDIVYSWLPSSCTTCEQLGYKANRFLGEKSTKVATNAPKNTQVTVSEVLATSKEVDVASTHSALLQNTASMVPIPTFSTATTTYLALPPSLAIEQITALTNTETSTETATFSPSGDEQDLNKSPTTPKQSTESATLIDEDNNMCLVLSSVNTTDPRCDRNKLDATAGLEVSGPTNEIDSSKEAAEIASVNDIVSVSSSHAVNLPLDKVFASSPPIFVTGPGTAGASFTSDDDLIHRTRGDRLIKPSLKGTEFEWTLVGGRGKRGRGRGPKH from the exons ATGGCGGATCTCCCAGAAGATCCGGTGTCATCTCCGACTTTCAAAGCCTCTCCTGAGCTTCTCCACTTGTGTAAAATGGACTCTCTAATGCCTTCATCTAGCAGGAGCCTTCAACACACAAAGGAACTTCCTTCCTCGCCATCAATTTCATCGATTTTGTTTGGAGAAGATGCCCTAACTGTTCGTGCTCCCCTTCGTGAACAACCTCCATCCTCTACGACAAAGGTAACAACCAGGATTGTTCCATCTCCAAAGTCGATCTCTAGTGTTTTGTTTGGGAATGAAGCACTGGATGTCGGAGGATTGTCGCGCCAAGCCTCTCAAGCGCATCTAGGAGCTTGGGCATCGCCGCTTAAGTTCTCAGATACCTTTAGTGGCTCTGTCGGTAAA CCTTCAAACTTGGAAGATTCCTTGTCGCCATCCTCTGCAGTAGGAGATGATCTACATGCTATCTCAAGCGAGTATCCATGGGAAGCGAAGATGCGATCAAAATGCAATCTCCATAGGGTCACCACCCCCACCTACTTGGAAGACGGCACTCCAATGGTATGCATTCCGCCATATGTTCTTCTGAAAGGATTAGATCATCAACGTGAATTCATTGTTGGTCAGTTCAAGAACTGTTCAGCACCGCCTGGAGGGTTAATCCATGGAATGGCTACCCGAATTTGGG AAACAATCTCTCTCCCTGAAATCAAGACAATTCCAATATGGTTGGCCCTTAAGAACATCCCTTTCCAGCTATATTCCATTGAGGGCATTGATTGGATTGCTTCAGGCATCGGGGAACCAATGTTGACTGGCAAGCCTTGGTTAGATCCACCATCTATTGGAGAAGCAAAAATCTTAGTCGAGGTAAAGCTAGACAGGTCGTTCCCTAAACGTGTGGCTTTACAGCACAAAGAAGGAACCATAAGTTTGGTTGACATCGTTTACTCTTGGCTTCCCTCTAGCTGCACAACTTGTGAACAGTTGGGATATAAAGCTAATCGTTTCTTAGGAGAGAAATCAACAAAGGTTGCAACTAATGCTCCAAAGAACACCCAAGTTACTGTCTCAGAAGTCTTAGCTACAAGTAAAGAGGTTGATGTTGCTTCTACTCATTCAGCTTTGCTTCAAAATACTGCATCAATGGTTCCTATTCCTACTTTCTCCACTGCTACTACTACCTACCTTGCACTTCCACCTTCGTTGGCAATAGAGCAAA TTACTGCTCTTACAAACACTGAGACATCAACTGAGACTGCTACTTTCTCTCCTTCTGGTGATGAACAAGACTTAAATAAATCTCCAACCACTCCTAAGCAAAGTACTGAGTCTGCTACTCTTATTGATGAAGATAACAACATGTGCTTAGTGTTGTCTTCGGTAAACACAACTGATCCAAGATGTGATAGAAACAAATTGGATGCTACTGCGGGTTTAGAAGTGTCAGGTCCGACAAATGAGATTGACTCGTCTAAGGAAGCGGCTGAGATTGCCTCTGTCAACGACATTGTCTCTGTCTCATCCTCCCATGCTGTAAACTTACCTCTGGATAAAGTATTTGCTTCCTCTCCACCAATTTTTGTAACAGGACCTGGTACAGCCGGTGCTTCTTTTACTTCAGATGACGACTTGATCCATAGAACTCGGGGAGATAGACTCATTAAACCATCTCTTAAAGGTACAGAGTTTGAATGGACATTGGTGGGAGGAAGAGGTAAACGGGGACGTGGTCGTGGTCCTAAACATTAG
- the LOC106307762 gene encoding uncharacterized protein LOC106307762 isoform X2, which translates to MIFLAGFEMEEELRDKKAQKEYYNMIDFVANAQQGIPKICPCGSITKETVDEDDTYDYLPGKRYFICKDFENDGLHFRQPWVTAIHEEVERLKERYHEQAKLLRECQAVKDEVRMLQDEVRMLLMRVAELERAL; encoded by the exons ATGATTTTCCTTGCAGGTTTTGAAATGGAGGAAGAACTTCGCGATAAGAAAGCACAAAAAGAGTACTACAACATGATCGATTTTGTTGCAAATGCGCAACAGGGGATTCCCAAAATTTGCCCCTGTGGATCAATCACGAAAGAAACCGTTGATGAAGATGATACGTACGACTACCTCCCGGGAAAAAGATACTTTATCTGCAAAGACTTTGAG AATGATGGGCTGCATTTCAGGCAACCATGGGTTACGGCTATTCATGAAGAAGTTGAGAGGCTCAAAGAACGGTATCACGAGCAGGCGAAGCTTCTGAGAGAGTGCCAGGCAGTTAAG GACGAGGTGAGAATGCTGCAGGACGAGGTGAGAATGCTGCTTATGCGTGTGGCTGAACTCGAGAGAGCCCTGTGA
- the LOC106309915 gene encoding uncharacterized protein LOC106309915 isoform X2: MSSVYERKPKTSWRKDNRWKRMHHSRRRKAPVATAKWKRRMKAVKDEDKAIDDGGEDREKRSLMDSGTKLMPVTRIFMETPRTLSSRIGTPSSSKLISLCFSISSWLLNI, translated from the exons ATGAGCTCTGTCTATGAGAGGAAGCCTAAGACTTCCTGGAGGAAAGACAATCGTTGGAAACGAATGCATCACAGTAGGAGGAGGAAAGCGCCGGTGGCGACGGCGAAATGGAAGAGGAGGATGAAGGCCGTGAAGGATGAAGATAAAGCCATTGATGATGGTGGAGAGGATAGAGAGAAGAGATCATTAATGGATAGTGGGACGAAGCTAATGCCAGTGACAAGGATATTTATGGAAACACCGAGGACGCTGAGCTCAAGAATTGGGACACCGAGTTCGTCCAAGTTAATCAGCCTATGCTTTTCGATCTCATCTTG GCTGCTAAATATCTGA
- the LOC106307762 gene encoding glutathione S-transferase T3-like isoform X1 — translation MENSTCFVNLLASQGCVELDSSEPLCFNSQCSDESTVKERKKWTPKEDIILIGAWLNTSKDPIVGNEQKAGKFWQRIVQYYNCSPQLVGTIPRELGQCKQRWARINDLVCKFSGCYEMALREQRSGQNDNDVMKAALDIFYNDHGSKFNLEHAWRELRHDVKWCSTYLEKESGREKRKAVASDAQGSFAEPEERPIGVKAAKAGSKKKKGGKEEELEKIEGLLALKKQISRQNVLESLLAKTEPLDDMELALKMKLMSEMM, via the coding sequence ATGGAAAACTCCACTTGCTTTGTAAACCTTTTAGCTAGCCAAGGGTGTGTTGAGCTTGACTCATCGGAACCCCTTTGCTTTAACAGCCAATGTTCCGATGAGTCTACTGTCAAAGAGAGGAAGAAATGGACACCAAAGGAGGATATAATCCTCATTGGTGCTTGGCTCAACACCAGCAAAGACCCTATAGTCGGGAATGAACAAAAAGCTGGTAAGTTCTGGCAGAGGATTGTACAGTACTACAACTGCAGTCCTCAGCTGGTTGGGACAATCCCAAGAGAACTTGGGCAATGCAAGCAAAGATGGGCTAGGATCAATGATTTGGTGTGTAAATTTTCGGGCTGCTACGAGATGGCATTGAGGGAGCAGAGGAGCGGGCAAAATGACAACGATGTGATGAAGGCTGCTTTGGATATCTTCTACAATGACCACGGCAGTAAGTTCAACTTGGAACATGCGTGGAGGGAGCTTCGACATGATGTGAAATGGTGTTCCACCTATCTCGAGAAGGAGAGCGGTCGGGAGAAGCGCAAAGCAGTTGCTTCTGATGCTCAAGGGTCATTCGCGGAGCCAGAAGAAAGACCCATAGGAGTTAAGGCAGCTAAGGCTGGTAGCAAGAAGAAGAAAGGTGGAAAAGAAGAAGAATTGGAAAAGATAGAAGGACTGTTGGCGCTCAAAAAACAAATCTCTAGACAGAATGTGCTAGAGAGTTTACTTGCAAAGACTGAGCCACTAGATGACATGGAATTAGCTCTGAAAATGAAACTTATGTCTGAAATGATGTGA